cccccccAGCAGAACCCAATATCTCCCCTTCCAGGCCTCGGATCCCCTCTCCGGGCCCCATTTCTCCTCCCTTCAGGCCTCGGATTCTCCTCCAGCCGCCCCCCCGTGGCTCCCCAGCCATTTCCCGAGTACCCGGACCCCATCCCGGCCGCCCACCCGCGCGTTCCGGATGTTCATGGCTGCAGAGGACCCCGGAGCTCCACCGGCTCCGGCCTTGCCGTCGCTCTCCTCCTTAGGCGCCGCTTCCGGCGGAAGAATCCGCCACAGCCAATCAGCGCTCCAATCGCCGAGAGGGCCCCACCCACATCCGACTCGTGATTGGCTTAACCGATCTGTCCCGCGCTTTATGGATAGGCGTACCGTCCAATCAAAGAGCAAGATGAGTGGAGGACTCCGCCCCCATCGCCGCTGCTCTCAGCCAACCAGGAACGATCAAGACCAGCTGAGATTGCTTTCTCGAATGCAGAGCGCGCCAGGCGGCAGCCAATCACATCCGTGAACTCGCAATGGGGCGTGCCCACAAAACTCCCACCCAATCGCTCGCAACGCGGCGCATTGACAGCCGCGCGAGCCAATAGGAAGCGAGAGGAGGCGGAGCCGAGCAGAGCGCACAGCTTTTATTGCGGGAGGTAGCAGCGTGGGGTGGCCGGGTCGTGTCCCCAAACCCGAGCGGGGCTGGCCGGGTCCCCATGGGATCCTCAAGCCCGGGTGTCTCTGGACCGGGTCCCCATGGGATCCCCAACCTCAAGTGGTCCTAGATCATGGAGTCCCGAGACCTGTGTGGGCTTGGACCGGGTCCCCATGGGGTCCTCACACCCAGGTGACCCTGGACTGAGCCCCAGGAGGGTCCCCAAAAGAGGTGTGCCCACAGGGTCAGTCTCCAGCCCTTGGACGGGACCCATTGGGTCCCCGAACCCAGGTGACCTCAGACCAGGTCCCCACGGGGTCCCCAACACAGGCAATCCTGGTTCAGTTCCCCACGTGTTCCCCATACAGAATGGGGTAGGTAGGTCCGTGTCCCCATTCCGGGGTGTCCCCGCGCCCCACGGTGTCCCTGGGGCGCATCATCGTGGCCATCCCCACGCCGTGTCCCCCCCCATTTAGGGCTGCATCCGGAGAGCCCCGTCCAACCTCACCACCTCCCCGTTGATCATAGGGTTCTCAGCCAAGGCCTGCACCAGGTGGGCGTATTCAGAAGGGTTCCCCAGCCGAGACGGGAAGGGAACTTGCTGCCCCAAAAAGTTCCGCACCTTCTCAGGCAGCCCGGCCAGCAGCGGGGTGGAGAAAAGCCCTGAAGGGATATTGGAGGAGAAGGggtgtgaaaaaaataaaatacggAGCGTAAAGCACGtatccttcctcctttcccaccCCTAAAAGCTCTCCCTTCCATACCTGGGGCGATGGTGACCACACGGATCCCCAGTGGTGCCAGGTCACGGGCGATGGGCAACGTCATGCCCACGATGCCACCCTTGGAGGCTGAATAGGCTGCCTGGCCCACCTGTGGGGGGTGAGGAGGGTTATGGGGTGTCCCCCCCTGACCCCCAAGTCCCTTCCGGCCCAGCTCACCTGCCCTTCAAAGGCAGCCACGCTGGCTGTGTTCACCACCAGCCCCCGGTGGCCATCAGGATCAGGTGTGTTTTGGCTCATTAGGCGAGCGCTGAGGCGGATAACGTTGAAGGTCCCAACGAGGTTAACCTGCAGGACAAAGGGTGATGGGGATACGGATgtgacccccaaccccataagCACCCCGTTGGTCAAGGACTGAAAGAACCCCATTGGTCACCTCAGGACTGAAAACACCCCAGGACACGCACCCCATAGACTGGAGACCCCTCATGGCCACACCAGAACCAACCCATTGCCCAAGACCACCCTGTGACCACACCATGACCAAGACGACCCCATGCCCACCCCATTAACTAAGGCCACCCAATGCCCCCCTCATTGACCCAAACGACCCCACGACCGTCCCCTTGACCAAGACCACCCCATTAACCACGACCACCCCCCATCGACTGAGATGACCCCGCAACCTTTCCAAGCTCACCCTACTGACCAAGACCAACCCGTTGACCCCCCCCGTGAcgctctcccccccccaccccactgccctcAGTCAGACACTCACATTAATGACCCGCTGGAAGTCCTCCAGCTCGTGTACTTTGTCCTTCTTGGCGTTGTAGGTCTTGACGGCGATTCCCACCCCGGCGCAGTTCACAGTCAGCTCCAGCTTCCCAAAAGTCTTCTTGGCCAATGCCAGTGCAGCCTCCACCTCCTCAGCCGACGTCACCTGTGTGGATATGGGGGGCAGCTCCCCCTCAGATCCCTTCCAGGCCCCCCGAATCCCCCCTCCGGGCCCCAATTCTCCCCTCTGAGCCCCAAATGCCCCCCATCCATGCCCCAATTTCCACCCTTCCAGACGCCCCGTCCCCACGCTGGGGTGTCCCATCGTCGTGGATGTGACACCCACTCCCGGTGCTCACGTTAGCGGGGGCAAAGGCGCAACGTTCACCCAGCTCCGCTGCCAGCTGTGCCCCCTGCGAGCTGGGCAGGTCAAGGAGGACAACGCGGGCTCCTTGCTCCACCAAACGCTCCGCCGtagccctgcccagccctgagGCTCCGCCGGTCACCAGAGCCACCATTCCCTGGAAAGTGGgatggggttaatggggtgtCGGGGAGCGAGCTcgggttcccccccccctccctcccatcGCGGGGTCCGGAGCTCCCCGGCACCTTGACGCTGCGCAGGGCCGCCATGGTGGGGCCAATAGTGGTGGGGGGTGGTGGCGGGAGGAGCCGAAGGGTGGCGGGAGGAGCCGAGCGGAGGAGAGCGCTGATTGGTGGAGCCATAAAGAGGGGAAAGGTGATTGGTGGAACTGAAGGGCGGTGGGCGGGGATAGGCGAGGGGATACACGAGGAGAGCCGAGCGGAGCCGGGAGGAGCCGAGTGTGGGCGGAGCCGAAAGGACGAGAGCGGTGATTGGTGGAGCTGAGGGGCGGTGGGAGGGGCTGAACAGTGACCGGTAGAGTCGAGAGGAGCCGAATGGAGCCGAGAATTGCCGAGTAGAGCAAAGAGGAGCCGAGTGGAGCCGAGAATTGCCGAGTAGAGCAAAGAGGAGCCGAGTGGAGCCGAGAATTGCCGAGTAGAGCAAAGAGGAGCCGAATGGAGCCGAGCGGCTGCAGGGGACGGAATCGGGACCCccgtggggagggggggggggggggggggaggggctgCCATAGGGTTGTGCAGCGAAGTGGGAACTTGGAAACTCCATGAGAATGGAGACCCCCTCCCCCACGCCCCCTATAGGGGATAGGGGTGACGACCCCCAGAAGGATGAGGAACCCCCTGAGACGGACCTATGGGGACAGAGACCCCAATTCCACAGGGGGTGCAGGACCCCCAAGGATGGGGACACCCTCAGGgacaaggggggggggggggtctcctTTCAAGAATGGGGATTCAACGGCGGCCGGGACCAGGACCagtaaatgggggggggggggggggggggggggtcaccccCCTTTTAATAAACAAGGGTTAGAACCAGGACCCTCCCCACATGCACTGAATGAGGGCAGGGTCAGCATCCCCGTGGATGGGgatgcagtgccagcagtgctcGTGGCaaggagggggggtggggggggggtgagacAGACAGGGCCCCCCCCACGCCTCATCCCAGCTGCCGTCCCTGTCCCGGCTGGCAGCCAGGGTATAGCGTTACCTCTGACCTTGCTCCgaggtttggggggggggaggaggagggggggagggggcactGCCACACCAgccccccccagctccagcatGGAGGAGAAATCAGCCAAAATCCCGGGTATGGGACAAAGGTGGGGGGTCAGTGGAGGAGAAGCGGGGGGGGGTTGTGTTTGTATaagggagggggggtgggggttgggggggggtgaCACGCGGCTCTGGGGACACTGACCGTAGTGGGGACAGAGGGCAGAGCCATGGCGGCGGTGGCATCGGGACAGCTGACTCAGAACCCCCTGCAAAAAGTGTGGGTCCCCCTTAGCTTGCACCGTCTGCGGAGGCGAGGATGTGAGTTTTTAGGGGTGGGGGGATTTGAGGGTTctttgtgggggggggggttgggggtgctgtgctgctgcagatccCCCTCAATCTTATGAAATcctaacccccccccccccccccccccttccccaccaACCAGCCTGTGGAA
The Gallus gallus isolate bGalGal1 unplaced genomic scaffold, bGalGal1.mat.broiler.GRCg7b scaffold_67, whole genome shotgun sequence genome window above contains:
- the HSD17B10 gene encoding 3-hydroxyacyl-CoA dehydrogenase type-2 isoform X2 produces the protein MALPSVPTTGMVALVTGGASGLGRATAERLVEQGARVVLLDLPSSQGAQLAAELGERCAFAPANVTSAEEVEAALALAKKTFGKLELTVNCAGVGIAVKTYNAKKDKVHELEDFQRVINVNLVGTFNVIRLSARLMSQNTPDPDGHRGLVVNTASVAAFEGQVGQAAYSASKGGIVGMTLPIARDLAPLGIRVVTIAPGLFSTPLLAGLPEKVRNFLGQQVPFPSRLGNPSEYAHLVQALAENPMINGEVVRLDGALRMQP
- the HSD17B10 gene encoding 3-hydroxyacyl-CoA dehydrogenase type-2 isoform X1 — protein: MAALRSVKGMVALVTGGASGLGRATAERLVEQGARVVLLDLPSSQGAQLAAELGERCAFAPANVTSAEEVEAALALAKKTFGKLELTVNCAGVGIAVKTYNAKKDKVHELEDFQRVINVNLVGTFNVIRLSARLMSQNTPDPDGHRGLVVNTASVAAFEGQVGQAAYSASKGGIVGMTLPIARDLAPLGIRVVTIAPGLFSTPLLAGLPEKVRNFLGQQVPFPSRLGNPSEYAHLVQALAENPMINGEVVRLDGALRMQP